A single region of the Variovorax terrae genome encodes:
- a CDS encoding ABC transporter ATP-binding protein/permease has product MASSASPGRLAAFTQTARRIWALVLPYFQSDQKWKARGLLAAIIVLNLAAVYMLVQLNDWNRVFYDALQNKDQPVFWQQLGRFSYLAFAYIIIAVYRFYLTQLLEMRWRAWMTEHYLQRWLSHHAFYKLELARFSGKDGTSPDNPDQRIQEDLNLFTSYTIGLSMGLLNAVVTLASFVGILWSLSGGFSFHFNGSTYEIAGFMVWMAVLYCVAGSIATHYIGRPQIALNYRQQRFEADFRHHMVRVREYSEAIALDRGETVERQQLDTRFSAVLGNYLRLLKAQKNLVWFTNFFGQAAVVFPFIVAAPRFFSGAIQLGELMQIASAFGRVQDSLGWFVDNYSSLASWRATTDRLTHFEESIAAAVQENRSLDAIDSIAPGQSLQTRDLTLGLPTGERLLSGVALSAAPGDAVLIQGPSGSGKSTLFRAFAGIWPFAQGSVQRPEGFAGHAMFIPQRPYFPDGRLRDALAYPEPAARYSDEALQHALADAQLPQLARRLDDEDAWGQKLSGGEQQRLAIARVLLKQPSWLFADEATSALDAATEQAVYEKLRAQVQHAGGAMVSIAHRPGVASFHNRRWVLEKSPEGAAALYQLREGPA; this is encoded by the coding sequence ATGGCTTCTTCCGCTTCTCCTGGCCGGCTGGCCGCTTTCACGCAGACCGCGCGCCGCATCTGGGCGCTGGTGCTGCCCTACTTCCAGTCCGACCAGAAGTGGAAGGCGCGCGGCCTGCTGGCCGCGATCATCGTGCTCAACCTCGCCGCGGTCTACATGCTGGTGCAGCTCAACGACTGGAACCGCGTGTTCTACGACGCCCTGCAGAACAAGGACCAGCCGGTGTTCTGGCAGCAGCTCGGGCGCTTCAGCTACCTGGCCTTCGCCTACATCATCATCGCGGTCTACCGCTTCTACCTGACGCAACTGCTCGAGATGCGCTGGCGCGCCTGGATGACCGAGCACTACCTGCAGCGCTGGCTCTCGCACCATGCGTTCTACAAGCTCGAACTGGCGCGCTTCTCGGGCAAGGACGGCACCTCGCCCGACAACCCCGACCAGCGCATCCAGGAAGACCTGAACCTGTTCACCAGCTACACGATCGGGCTGAGCATGGGCCTGCTCAATGCCGTGGTCACGCTGGCGAGCTTCGTCGGCATCCTGTGGAGCCTGAGCGGCGGCTTCAGCTTCCACTTCAACGGCAGCACCTACGAGATCGCGGGCTTCATGGTCTGGATGGCCGTGTTGTACTGCGTGGCCGGCAGCATCGCCACCCACTACATCGGCCGCCCGCAGATCGCCCTGAACTACCGGCAGCAGCGCTTCGAGGCCGATTTCCGCCACCACATGGTGCGGGTGCGCGAATACAGCGAGGCCATCGCGCTGGACCGCGGCGAGACCGTCGAGCGCCAGCAGCTCGACACGCGCTTCTCCGCCGTGCTGGGCAACTACCTGCGGCTGCTCAAGGCGCAGAAGAATCTGGTGTGGTTCACCAACTTCTTCGGCCAGGCCGCCGTCGTGTTTCCCTTCATCGTGGCGGCGCCGCGCTTCTTCAGCGGCGCCATCCAGCTCGGCGAACTGATGCAGATCGCCTCGGCCTTCGGCCGCGTGCAGGACTCGCTGGGCTGGTTCGTGGACAACTACAGCTCGCTCGCCAGCTGGCGCGCCACGACCGACCGTTTGACCCATTTTGAAGAGAGTATTGCGGCGGCAGTCCAGGAGAATCGGTCGTTGGATGCTATTGATTCGATAGCACCCGGCCAGTCGCTGCAGACACGGGACCTGACGCTCGGGCTGCCGACGGGCGAGCGCCTGCTGTCGGGCGTGGCGTTGAGCGCCGCGCCCGGCGATGCGGTGCTGATCCAGGGGCCGTCGGGCAGCGGCAAGTCCACGCTGTTCCGCGCCTTCGCGGGCATCTGGCCGTTTGCACAGGGCTCCGTGCAGCGGCCCGAAGGCTTCGCCGGCCATGCCATGTTCATCCCGCAGCGCCCCTATTTCCCGGACGGGCGGCTGCGCGACGCGCTGGCCTACCCCGAGCCCGCCGCCCGCTACAGCGACGAAGCGCTGCAGCATGCGCTGGCTGACGCGCAGCTGCCGCAGCTGGCGCGGCGGCTCGATGACGAGGATGCCTGGGGCCAGAAACTCTCGGGCGGCGAGCAGCAGCGGCTGGCCATCGCGCGCGTGCTGCTCAAGCAGCCGTCCTGGCTGTTTGCCGACGAAGCCACCAGCGCGCTCGACGCCGCCACCGAGCAGGCGGTCTACGAGAAACTGCGAGCCCAGGTGCAGCACGCCGGCGGCGCCATGGTCTCCATCGCACACCGCCCCGGCGTGGCGAGCTTCCACAACCGGCGCTGGGTCCTGGAGAAATCCCCCGAAGGCGCAGCCGCGCTCTACCAGCTCAGAGAAGGCCCGGCCTGA
- a CDS encoding 5'-nucleotidase: MAATLANQLVVAISSRALFDFEEENRVFEQSDDHAYMKLQLERLEQPAKPGVAHSLVKKLLAFNGDAKRVEVVILSRNDPVSGLRVFRSAQASKLKLERGVFTKGREPYKYLRPLQANLFLSANPADVRAALNEGFAAATVHTGAARASGSYPDEVRIAFDGDAVLFSDQAEQVYQRAGLEAFQSHEKRRAAKPLPPGPFKPLLQALHQLQQDGAAGMRIRTALVTARSAPAHERAIRTLMDWNIQVDEAMFLGGLAKGAFLREFEPDFFFDDQPGHVDSAAEHVPAGHVASGISNPG, encoded by the coding sequence ATGGCTGCCACGCTCGCCAACCAGCTCGTTGTCGCGATCTCCTCGCGCGCGCTGTTCGACTTCGAGGAGGAGAACCGCGTCTTCGAGCAGAGCGACGACCACGCCTACATGAAGCTGCAGCTCGAGCGCCTGGAGCAGCCGGCCAAGCCCGGCGTGGCGCATTCGCTCGTGAAGAAGCTGCTGGCCTTCAACGGCGACGCCAAGCGCGTGGAGGTGGTGATCCTCTCGCGCAACGACCCGGTGTCGGGCCTGCGCGTGTTCCGCTCGGCCCAGGCCAGCAAGCTCAAGCTCGAACGCGGCGTGTTCACCAAGGGGCGCGAGCCCTACAAGTACCTGCGGCCGCTGCAGGCCAACCTGTTCCTCTCGGCCAACCCGGCCGACGTGCGCGCCGCGCTCAACGAGGGCTTTGCCGCGGCCACGGTGCACACCGGCGCCGCGCGCGCCAGTGGCAGCTACCCCGACGAAGTGCGCATCGCCTTTGACGGCGACGCCGTGCTCTTTTCCGACCAGGCCGAGCAGGTCTACCAGCGCGCCGGCCTGGAGGCCTTTCAGAGCCACGAGAAGCGGCGCGCCGCCAAGCCGCTGCCGCCCGGCCCCTTCAAGCCGCTGCTGCAGGCGCTGCACCAGCTGCAGCAGGACGGCGCCGCGGGCATGCGCATCCGCACCGCCCTGGTCACCGCGCGCAGTGCGCCGGCCCACGAGCGCGCAATCCGCACCCTGATGGACTGGAACATCCAGGTCGACGAGGCCATGTTCCTCGGCGGCCTGGCCAAGGGCGCCTTCCTGCGCGAGTTCGAGCCCGACTTCTTCTTCGACGACCAGCCCGGCCACGTGGACTCCGCCGCCGAGCATGTGCCGGCCGGCCATGTCGCCAGCGGCATCAGCAACCCCGGCTGA
- the gspF gene encoding type II secretion system inner membrane protein GspF has product MPAYSFEALDAQGQTRKGVMEADTAKAARGLLRAQSLVPLSVAPVATGGAQAANEGRFGLHSTLFAARVFSTTGLAIWTRQLAGLVSSGLPLERALTALTDEAEDEKQRNLVAALRAEVNAGAAFAKALSQHPREFSPIYTAVIGAGEQSGNLGLVLERLADDLEERQALKAKLVGAALYPAIVTMVAIVIVLFLVGYVVPQVANVFAGTKRALPVLTVAMLAVSDGVRHYGWAMLIAIVLIAIGVRYALTIDTFREKFDAAWLNLPLVGKLARGYNAARFASTLAMLAAAGVPILKALQAAAETLSNRAMRADALDALVLVREGAPLASAMAQKKRFPGLVGMFARLGEQTGTLPLMLQRAATQLSTEVQRRAMQLATILEPLLIVAMGLVVMLIVLAVLLPIIQLNQFVR; this is encoded by the coding sequence ATGCCCGCCTATTCCTTCGAAGCACTCGACGCCCAGGGCCAGACCCGCAAGGGCGTGATGGAGGCCGACACCGCCAAGGCGGCGCGCGGCCTGCTGCGCGCGCAGTCGCTGGTGCCGCTGTCGGTCGCGCCGGTCGCCACCGGCGGCGCGCAGGCAGCCAACGAGGGCCGCTTCGGCCTCCACAGCACCCTGTTCGCCGCGCGCGTGTTCAGCACCACCGGCCTGGCCATCTGGACGCGCCAGCTCGCGGGCCTGGTGTCGTCCGGCCTGCCGCTGGAGCGCGCCCTGACGGCGCTGACCGACGAGGCCGAGGACGAGAAGCAGCGCAACCTGGTGGCGGCGCTGCGCGCCGAGGTCAATGCCGGCGCCGCCTTCGCCAAGGCGCTGTCGCAGCACCCGCGCGAGTTCTCGCCGATCTACACCGCCGTGATCGGCGCCGGCGAGCAAAGCGGCAACCTCGGCCTGGTGCTGGAACGCCTGGCGGACGACCTCGAAGAGCGTCAGGCGCTCAAGGCCAAGCTGGTGGGCGCGGCGCTCTATCCGGCCATCGTGACGATGGTGGCCATCGTGATCGTGCTGTTCCTGGTGGGCTATGTGGTGCCGCAGGTGGCCAACGTGTTCGCGGGCACCAAGCGCGCGCTGCCGGTGCTGACGGTGGCCATGCTGGCCGTCAGCGACGGCGTGCGCCACTACGGCTGGGCCATGCTGATTGCTATAGTTTTGATAGCTATCGGCGTCCGCTACGCCTTGACCATCGACACATTCCGCGAGAAATTCGACGCCGCGTGGCTGAACCTGCCGCTGGTGGGCAAGCTGGCGCGCGGCTACAACGCGGCGCGCTTCGCCAGCACGCTGGCCATGCTGGCGGCCGCCGGCGTGCCCATCCTCAAGGCCCTGCAGGCCGCGGCCGAGACGCTGTCCAACCGCGCCATGCGCGCCGATGCGCTGGACGCGCTGGTGCTGGTGCGCGAGGGCGCGCCGCTGGCCTCGGCCATGGCGCAGAAGAAGCGCTTTCCCGGGCTGGTGGGCATGTTTGCCCGGCTCGGCGAACAGACCGGCACGCTGCCGCTGATGCTGCAGCGCGCCGCCACCCAGCTCAGCACCGAAGTGCAGCGCCGCGCCATGCAGCTGGCCACCATCCTGGAGCCGCTGCTGATCGTGGCCATGGGCCTGGTCGTGATGCTGATCGTGCTGGCCGTGCTGCTGCCGATCATCCAGCTCAACCAGTTCGTCCGGTAG
- a CDS encoding GspE/PulE family protein, whose amino-acid sequence MRHPLPYAFARTHQLLLEDDGHELTLWHAAAPDAGAWGEVLRKYEVRSLQQAEAAALAQRISAAYAQGESSAATVVSEVESDADLSRMMQELPAVEDLLETSDDAPIIRMLNALLTQAARDGASDIHIEPYERHSSVRFRVDGTLREVVQPNRALHAALISRLKIMADLDISEKRLPQDGRISLRIGTRAVDVRVSTLPSAHGERAVLRLLDKSGEKISLEAVGMQGDVLARFKGLIAQPHGIILVTGPTGSGKTTTLYAALSCLDAGRSNIMTVEDPIEYELPGIGQTQVNAKIDLTFAKALRAILRQDPDVIMIGEIRDFETAQIAIQASLTGHLVLATLHTNDAASAITRLTDMGVEPFLLSSSLLGVLAQRLVRKLCVHCQGAGCTECGHTGYAGRTGVFEMLVTDEDIRAQIHNQASEAEIRNTALKTGMTLMRDDGERLVRAGITSREELVRVTRD is encoded by the coding sequence ATGCGCCACCCCCTGCCTTACGCCTTTGCGCGCACCCACCAGCTGCTGCTCGAGGACGACGGCCACGAGCTCACGCTGTGGCACGCCGCCGCGCCCGACGCCGGCGCCTGGGGCGAAGTCCTGCGCAAGTACGAGGTGCGCAGCCTGCAGCAGGCGGAAGCCGCCGCGTTGGCGCAGCGCATCAGCGCCGCCTATGCGCAGGGCGAGTCGAGCGCCGCCACGGTGGTCAGCGAGGTCGAATCCGACGCCGACCTGTCGCGCATGATGCAGGAGCTGCCCGCGGTGGAAGACCTGCTGGAGACCTCCGACGACGCACCCATCATCCGCATGCTCAACGCCCTGCTCACGCAGGCCGCGCGCGACGGTGCCAGCGACATCCACATCGAGCCCTACGAGCGCCATTCCTCGGTGCGCTTCCGGGTCGACGGCACGCTGCGCGAGGTGGTGCAGCCCAACCGGGCGCTGCACGCGGCGCTGATCTCGCGCCTGAAGATCATGGCCGACCTCGACATCTCCGAGAAGCGCCTGCCGCAGGACGGCCGCATCTCGCTGCGCATCGGCACCCGCGCGGTCGACGTGCGCGTCTCCACGCTGCCCAGCGCCCACGGCGAGCGCGCCGTGCTGCGCCTGCTCGACAAATCGGGCGAGAAGATCAGCCTCGAAGCCGTGGGCATGCAGGGCGACGTGCTGGCCCGCTTCAAGGGCCTGATCGCCCAGCCGCACGGCATCATCCTGGTGACCGGCCCCACCGGCTCGGGCAAGACCACCACGCTGTACGCCGCGCTGAGCTGCCTGGACGCCGGGCGCAGCAACATCATGACGGTGGAAGACCCGATCGAGTACGAGCTGCCCGGCATCGGCCAGACCCAGGTCAACGCCAAGATCGACCTCACCTTCGCCAAGGCCCTGCGCGCCATCCTGCGGCAGGACCCGGACGTGATCATGATCGGCGAAATCCGCGACTTCGAGACCGCGCAGATCGCGATCCAGGCCTCGCTCACGGGCCACCTGGTGCTGGCCACGCTGCACACCAACGACGCCGCCAGCGCCATCACGCGCCTGACCGACATGGGGGTGGAGCCATTCCTGCTGAGCTCGTCGCTGCTCGGCGTGCTGGCCCAGCGCCTGGTGCGCAAGCTGTGCGTGCATTGCCAGGGCGCGGGCTGCACGGAATGCGGCCATACCGGCTACGCGGGCCGCACCGGCGTGTTCGAGATGCTGGTGACCGACGAGGACATCCGCGCCCAGATCCACAACCAGGCATCGGAGGCGGAGATCCGCAACACCGCCCTCAAGACCGGCATGACGCTGATGCGCGACGACGGCGAGCGCCTGGTGCGCGCCGGCATCACCTCGCGCGAAGAGTTGGTGCGCGTCACGCGCGACTGA
- the gspD gene encoding type II secretion system secretin GspD has product MKHRLAIISIAVSVLLTGTPAVLHAQKAGEPITLNFVNAEIEAVARTMAAITGRNLVVDPRVKGTINLSTERPVAPSVAFDQFLATLRLSGYTVVEAAGLYKVVPEADAKLQGGPVNAGPVTQGGSLIVTQIFKLNYETANNLVPVLRPLISPNNTINVNPGNNSLVITDYADNLQRLARIIAALDVSSASDVEVIPLKNAIASDLVPLVQRLIESGAAGAGAAAAGQGQSDTSFKTTVVAESRSNSLILRAANPARLAQVRLLISQLDQPGAQGDGGNIHVVYLRNADAVKLAATLRAALSAGSIGGASGITGTTSGSGSTPLSSTGVGNTSGMNSAGLQSSGPSLNQNSNQPSTGGQIQADPSTNSLIITAPEPQYRQLRAVIDKLDGRRAQVLVESMIAEVNANKASQFGIQWQGVLGNKGDSAIGVIGTNFGTGNTTNIIGLATQGASGSVTPSSGFNFGLFKNINGVYVLGALANFLQTTGDGNVLSTPNLLTLDNEEAKILIGENVPFVTGQYTNNNATGSGTVNPFQTIERKDVGLTLRVKPQINENGTIKMVIYQETSAVKAGTENASNGPTTTKRSIESTVLVDDGSIVVLGGLLQDQYSGNEDKVPGLGDVPVLGNLFKSQSRTRNKTNLMVFLRPVVVRDAQTSEALSLDRYGLMRSMQQNAQPVQSSVLQVNEAPVMPQRAVPAPAAPAAK; this is encoded by the coding sequence ATGAAGCATCGTCTTGCTATTATTTCCATAGCTGTCAGCGTCCTGCTGACGGGGACCCCCGCGGTTTTGCATGCCCAAAAGGCGGGTGAGCCCATCACCCTGAACTTCGTCAACGCCGAGATCGAGGCGGTGGCCCGCACCATGGCCGCCATCACCGGCCGCAACCTGGTGGTGGACCCGCGCGTGAAGGGCACGATCAACCTCTCGACCGAGCGCCCGGTGGCGCCGTCGGTGGCGTTCGACCAGTTCCTCGCGACGCTGCGGCTGTCGGGCTACACGGTGGTGGAAGCCGCCGGCCTGTACAAGGTGGTGCCCGAGGCCGACGCCAAGCTGCAGGGCGGCCCGGTGAACGCCGGCCCCGTCACGCAGGGCGGCAGCCTGATCGTCACGCAGATCTTCAAGCTCAACTACGAGACCGCCAACAACCTGGTGCCGGTGCTGCGCCCGCTGATCAGCCCCAACAACACGATCAACGTGAACCCCGGCAACAACTCGCTGGTGATCACCGACTACGCCGACAACCTGCAGCGCCTGGCCCGCATCATCGCGGCGCTGGACGTGTCCAGCGCCTCCGACGTGGAAGTCATCCCGCTGAAGAACGCCATCGCCTCCGACCTGGTGCCGCTGGTGCAGCGCCTGATCGAATCCGGTGCCGCCGGCGCCGGCGCGGCAGCGGCCGGCCAGGGCCAGTCCGACACCTCGTTCAAGACCACCGTGGTGGCCGAGTCGCGCAGCAATTCGCTGATCCTGCGCGCGGCCAACCCGGCGCGGCTGGCCCAGGTGCGCCTGCTGATCAGCCAGCTCGACCAGCCGGGCGCGCAGGGCGACGGCGGCAACATCCATGTGGTCTACCTGCGCAACGCCGACGCCGTGAAGCTGGCGGCCACGCTGCGCGCGGCCCTCTCGGCCGGATCGATCGGCGGCGCCTCGGGCATCACCGGCACGACGAGCGGCAGCGGCAGCACGCCGCTGTCCAGCACCGGCGTGGGCAACACCAGCGGCATGAACAGCGCCGGCCTGCAATCGTCGGGCCCAAGCCTGAACCAGAACAGCAACCAGCCCTCCACCGGCGGGCAGATCCAGGCCGACCCCTCGACCAACTCGCTCATCATCACGGCTCCCGAGCCGCAGTACCGGCAGTTGCGCGCCGTGATCGACAAGCTCGACGGGCGCCGCGCCCAGGTGCTGGTGGAAAGCATGATCGCCGAGGTCAACGCCAACAAGGCCTCGCAGTTCGGCATCCAGTGGCAGGGCGTGCTGGGCAACAAGGGCGACAGCGCCATTGGCGTGATCGGCACCAACTTCGGCACCGGCAACACCACCAACATCATCGGCCTGGCGACCCAGGGCGCCAGCGGCAGCGTCACGCCCTCGTCGGGCTTCAACTTCGGGCTGTTCAAGAACATCAACGGCGTCTACGTGCTGGGTGCGCTGGCCAACTTCCTGCAGACCACCGGCGACGGCAACGTGCTGTCCACCCCCAACCTGCTGACGCTGGACAACGAGGAAGCCAAGATCCTGATCGGCGAGAACGTGCCCTTCGTGACCGGCCAGTACACCAACAACAACGCCACCGGCAGCGGCACCGTCAACCCGTTCCAGACCATCGAGCGCAAGGACGTGGGCCTGACGCTGCGGGTCAAGCCGCAGATCAACGAGAACGGCACCATCAAGATGGTGATCTACCAGGAAACCTCCGCCGTCAAGGCCGGCACCGAGAACGCCTCCAACGGCCCCACCACCACCAAGCGATCGATCGAATCCACCGTGCTGGTGGACGACGGCTCCATCGTGGTGCTGGGCGGCCTGCTGCAGGACCAGTACTCGGGCAACGAGGACAAGGTGCCCGGCCTGGGCGACGTGCCGGTGCTCGGCAACCTGTTCAAGAGCCAGAGCCGCACGCGCAACAAGACCAACCTGATGGTGTTCCTGCGCCCGGTGGTGGTGCGCGACGCGCAGACCAGCGAAGCCCTGTCGCTGGACCGCTACGGCCTGATGCGCTCCATGCAGCAGAACGCCCAGCCCGTGCAGAGTTCGGTGCTGCAGGTCAACGAGGCCCCGGTGATGCCGCAGCGCGCCGTGCCCGCGCCGGCAGCACCGGCCGCCAAGTAA
- the gspN gene encoding type II secretion system protein N, with the protein MVARLTSPALPASLWRWGWAGLVAGALLALVLFAPARWLAAAVQQASAGHVLLAEARGTVWDGSAQLVLAGGAGSRDAAALPGRVSWRLRPGWTGLTAFLSAPCCTPQPLQLQAAPRWGGLRLVLADGQSQWPAALLAGLGTPWNTLQPEGALMLSTQGLSVEWIEGRLAMAGRAQLEAARISSRLSTLRPMGSYRITLNGGPVSTLQLDTLEGSLQLTGSGRWVGSRLRFEGTASAEPEREAALSNLLNIIGRRNGARSIITVG; encoded by the coding sequence ATCGTGGCACGCCTGACCTCCCCCGCCCTGCCCGCATCTCTTTGGCGCTGGGGCTGGGCCGGCCTGGTGGCCGGCGCGCTGCTGGCCCTCGTCCTGTTCGCGCCCGCCCGCTGGCTGGCGGCCGCCGTGCAGCAGGCCTCCGCCGGCCATGTGCTGCTGGCCGAGGCGCGCGGCACGGTCTGGGACGGCTCGGCCCAGCTGGTGCTGGCCGGCGGCGCGGGCAGCCGCGATGCCGCGGCGCTACCCGGCCGCGTGAGCTGGCGGCTGCGTCCGGGCTGGACCGGCCTGACGGCCTTCCTCAGCGCACCCTGCTGCACGCCGCAACCCCTGCAACTGCAGGCCGCGCCGCGCTGGGGCGGCCTGCGGCTGGTGCTGGCCGACGGCCAGTCGCAGTGGCCGGCCGCGCTGCTGGCGGGCCTGGGCACGCCCTGGAACACGCTGCAGCCCGAGGGGGCGCTGATGCTGTCCACGCAAGGGCTTTCAGTAGAATGGATCGAGGGCCGGCTTGCGATGGCAGGACGCGCCCAACTGGAAGCAGCCCGGATCTCGTCGCGCCTGTCCACCTTGAGGCCCATGGGTAGCTATCGCATCACCCTCAACGGAGGTCCTGTGTCGACCCTTCAACTGGACACGCTGGAAGGCAGCCTCCAGCTCACCGGCAGCGGCCGCTGGGTCGGCTCGCGGCTGCGCTTCGAGGGCACGGCCAGCGCCGAGCCCGAGCGCGAGGCGGCGCTGTCCAACCTCCTGAACATCATCGGACGGCGCAATGGCGCGCGCTCCATCATCACCGTGGGCTAA
- the gspM gene encoding type II secretion system protein GspM yields the protein MKLPPAVQARWNALAVREKSLLLGAAALVAAALLWWLALAPALRTLGAAEAQHRSLDAQLQHMLSLQAQAQALQSQPKLGYDEALRALETSVKQRLGATAQLSVLGDRATVTLRGTPADALAQWLAQARINARALPTDARLTRTAAGASWDGTLVLSLPAR from the coding sequence ATGAAGCTGCCGCCCGCCGTACAAGCCCGCTGGAACGCCCTGGCCGTCCGGGAAAAGAGCCTGCTGCTGGGCGCCGCCGCGCTGGTGGCCGCCGCCCTGCTGTGGTGGCTCGCGCTGGCCCCGGCGCTGCGCACGCTGGGCGCCGCCGAAGCGCAGCACCGCAGCCTCGACGCGCAGCTGCAGCACATGCTCAGCCTACAGGCCCAGGCGCAAGCCCTGCAGTCGCAGCCGAAACTGGGCTACGACGAGGCGCTGCGCGCACTCGAAACCTCAGTCAAGCAGCGGCTGGGCGCCACCGCCCAGCTCAGCGTGCTGGGCGACCGGGCCACGGTCACGCTCCGGGGCACGCCGGCCGATGCGCTTGCGCAGTGGCTGGCGCAGGCCCGCATCAATGCCCGTGCCCTGCCCACCGATGCGCGCCTCACGCGCACCGCGGCCGGCGCGAGCTGGGACGGCACCCTGGTGCTGAGCCTGCCCGCCCGCTGA
- the gspL gene encoding type II secretion system protein GspL: MTTLIVTLPLSPPGTATDYSYVLTPDGRTMAAHASAPAALLPQPGTSGAEVVAVVPVRALSWHRVELPKGSTGSTTRLRAVLDGLLEDRLLDEPESLHFALEPQAQAGTPAWVAVCDKAWLHAALQALEAAGHPVSRIVPEFAPDAGPAVLHALGEPQDAWLVSTSGEGVTRVPLAPPALALVQGLPEDTPVMAEPGVAALAEQLLQRQVTLRQAAQRSLEAAQAGWDLAQFDLASSGRTRALKQLTAGWNEWRHAPRWQAARWGAALLVGANLIGLNAWAWKENSALASKRDAVREVLTTTFPQVKVVVDAPVQMEREVAALRQATGAASGRDLEAMLGALSSAVPADRSASAIEFSAGETRLKGLGLSAEDISALAGKLQAQGYAARADGDSLVVRQETAP, translated from the coding sequence ATGACCACACTGATCGTCACCCTTCCCCTGTCGCCACCCGGCACGGCCACGGACTACAGCTACGTGCTCACGCCCGACGGCCGCACCATGGCGGCGCATGCCAGCGCCCCGGCGGCCCTGTTGCCGCAGCCCGGCACATCGGGCGCCGAGGTGGTGGCCGTGGTGCCGGTCCGGGCGCTGTCGTGGCACCGGGTGGAGCTGCCCAAGGGCAGCACCGGCAGCACCACGCGGCTGCGCGCCGTGCTCGACGGCCTGCTGGAAGACCGCCTGCTGGACGAACCCGAATCGCTGCACTTCGCGCTCGAGCCGCAGGCCCAGGCCGGCACGCCGGCCTGGGTGGCGGTGTGCGACAAGGCCTGGCTGCACGCCGCGCTGCAGGCCCTGGAGGCCGCAGGCCACCCGGTCTCGCGCATCGTGCCGGAGTTCGCTCCCGATGCCGGCCCGGCGGTGCTGCATGCCCTGGGCGAACCACAGGATGCCTGGCTGGTGAGCACCAGCGGCGAGGGCGTGACCCGGGTGCCGCTCGCGCCGCCGGCGCTGGCCCTGGTGCAGGGCCTGCCCGAAGACACCCCGGTGATGGCCGAGCCCGGCGTCGCCGCGCTGGCCGAGCAACTGCTGCAGCGCCAGGTCACGCTGCGCCAGGCCGCACAGCGCAGCCTGGAGGCCGCGCAAGCCGGCTGGGATCTGGCCCAGTTCGATCTGGCTTCGTCGGGCCGCACGCGCGCGCTCAAGCAACTGACCGCCGGCTGGAACGAGTGGCGGCACGCGCCGCGCTGGCAGGCCGCGCGCTGGGGCGCCGCTCTGCTGGTAGGCGCGAATCTGATCGGCCTCAACGCCTGGGCCTGGAAAGAGAACTCGGCGCTGGCGTCCAAGCGCGATGCCGTTCGCGAGGTGCTGACCACCACGTTCCCCCAGGTCAAGGTGGTGGTGGACGCCCCGGTGCAGATGGAGCGCGAAGTGGCCGCGCTGCGCCAGGCCACGGGCGCCGCCTCGGGCCGCGACCTCGAAGCCATGCTGGGCGCCCTGAGCAGCGCGGTGCCCGCCGACCGCTCCGCCAGCGCCATCGAATTCAGCGCCGGCGAAACGCGCCTCAAGGGCCTGGGCCTGAGCGCGGAAGACATCTCGGCGCTCGCAGGCAAGCTGCAGGCGCAGGGCTATGCCGCGCGCGCCGACGGCGACAGCCTGGTCGTTCGCCAGGAGACCGCGCCATGA